The following proteins come from a genomic window of Miscanthus floridulus cultivar M001 chromosome 2, ASM1932011v1, whole genome shotgun sequence:
- the LOC136537501 gene encoding uncharacterized mitochondrial protein AtMg00810-like: protein MAACFRVSDLGTLSYYLDIEVRQGKEALTLDQSTYALKLLEQSGMSECKLCVTPMEERLKLTKASTVARVDATLYQSIVGGTVDQGIVFPKTGGSGLQLTVFSDVDMARDIDGLWSTSGVLVFLGLAPISWLSLKQKVVVLSTCEAEYVAVATAACQTVWLR from the exons atggcgGCTTGTTTTCGAGTGAGCGATCTCGgcacgctctcctactacctcgacatcgaggtgagacaggggaaggaggcgctcacgctcgATCAAAGCACGTACGCCTTGAAACTGTTGGAGCAAAGTGGCATGTCTGAGTGCAAGctgtgcgtgactccgatggaggagcggctgaagctgacgaaggccagtaccgtggcgagggtagatgcaacactctaccagagcatcgtcggcg ggacggtggatcaggggatcgtcttccccaagaccggcggaagtgggctgcaactcactgtgttcagcgatgtagaCATGGCGAGGGATATCGATGGACtgtggagcacctctggcgtgctcgtcttcctcgggttggctccaatctcatggctgtcgttgaaacagaaggtggtggtgctgtccacatgtgaggcagagtacgtggcggtggccacagcggcgtgccaaacTGTGTGGCTGCGCtga